ATAAAATTTATTCTTGAGATTTGCGAGCAGCATCAAGAATAATTTTTTTCTCAGCTCTAGCTACAGTTTTTCTAACTTCAGCTACAGCATCAGCATTTGAGGATACACTGGTAATTCCAAATCCTACAAGTTTTTCAACAATGTGAGGTACACTACCTGCTTGACCACAAATACTGCAAGTAACTCCAGCTTCAACACATTTTTTAATTGTTCTTTCAATTAATTTCATTACAGCAGGGTGTTCTTCAGTATAATGTTTTGCAACAAATTCGTTGTTTCTGTCTACTGCAAGAGTATATTGTGTTAAATCATTAGTTCCTAAACTTACGAAATCAACACCAATTTCAAGATAATCTTCAATAGTTAAAGCAGCTGCAGGTATTTCTACCATCATACCAAAGTCAATGTCTTTATGAGGGATTAAACCTACACTAGCACAAAGTTCTTTTGCTTGTTTAAGTTCAGCAGGACTTTGTGATAATGGAATCATGATTCCTAAGTTGGTGTAACCTTTATCATAAAGTTTTTTAATAGCTTTGAATTCACATTTAAGAATTTCAGGTTGGTCAAGTTCCCTTCTGATTCCTCTCCAACCTAACATTGGATTGTGTTCTTCAGGTTCGTTTTCTCCACCTTCCAAAGTGATGAATTCGTCAGTTGGCGCATCTAAAGTTCTGTACCATACAGGTTTTGGATAAAATGCGTCTGCCACAATCATTACATTTTCTGCAATGGTGTCGATTAATTCATCTTCCCTTCCATCAGCAATGAATTTTCCAGGGTGAATACCTGCAGTCAACATCAAATGTTCAGTTCTGAGCAATCCAACTCCATCTGCACCAGTAGCTGCTGCTCTTTGGGCTGCTTCAGGCATACTTACATTAGCTTTTACTTCAGTAACAGTTATGATTGGAGCTGCTTCAACATTAGATGTAGCTGTTTGAACTGCTTCCTCTTTGTTTTCATGAATTCCTTCATAAACCAAACCTTTTTTACCATCTAAAGTAACTCCAACATTCTCTTTTAATGTAGTTGTAGCTGAACCAGTTCCTACAACACAAGGAATTCCAAGTTCACGGGAAATGATAGATGCATGACAAGTTACTCCCCCTTCATCAGTAATGATTCCGCTAGCTCTTCTCATAGCTGGAACCATATCAGGAGTAGTCATAGTTGTAACCATAATGTCTCCATCTTTAATTTTATCCAATTCATCAATGTCTAAAATGATTTTGACTTTACCTGAAGCAGTA
This genomic stretch from Methanobrevibacter smithii ATCC 35061 harbors:
- the ppsA gene encoding phosphoenolpyruvate synthase, which encodes MYVVKFEDLGKSDIGIAGGKGANLGELTQAGIPVPPGFVVTAETYGKFMEDAGINGKVLDILAKTDINNTKELQAAAEEIKSIIIGTPVPEDMSTLIIEAYNQLCQRVDEDDTDVAIRSSATAEDLPDASFAGQQDTFLHVSGSEDVIDYIRKCWASLFEARAIFYREENGFDHSKVYIAVVVQKMAIADKAGVMFTVNPSTGEEIALIEGSWGLGEAVVSGDVTPDNYVVDKSNDEVVSVTISDKKLMYVKDEDGTSVRVDVPEDKRNERVLSDEELVELTEMGKRIQAHYGEPMDTEWAFERGNLFLLQARPITTLGDDNGVAGEDSSISDKNVIVKGLGASPGTASGKVKIILDIDELDKIKDGDIMVTTMTTPDMVPAMRRASGIITDEGGVTCHASIISRELGIPCVVGTGSATTTLKENVGVTLDGKKGLVYEGIHENKEEAVQTATSNVEAAPIITVTEVKANVSMPEAAQRAAATGADGVGLLRTEHLMLTAGIHPGKFIADGREDELIDTIAENVMIVADAFYPKPVWYRTLDAPTDEFITLEGGENEPEEHNPMLGWRGIRRELDQPEILKCEFKAIKKLYDKGYTNLGIMIPLSQSPAELKQAKELCASVGLIPHKDIDFGMMVEIPAAALTIEDYLEIGVDFVSLGTNDLTQYTLAVDRNNEFVAKHYTEEHPAVMKLIERTIKKCVEAGVTCSICGQAGSVPHIVEKLVGFGITSVSSNADAVAEVRKTVARAEKKIILDAARKSQE